In a single window of the Alteriqipengyuania lutimaris genome:
- the infB gene encoding translation initiation factor IF-2 — protein sequence MSDDENNTRTRKPLGLKRSVESGEVKQTFSHGRTNKVAVEVKRRRKILKPGESAPAPAPEAEEAKAPAPAPTPAPAPAPAPAPAAKKPAPKKPAPAGETPQERVARLQREAEEDRLRQAEESRKREDEQARKAAEEEKKRAEENAKAREEAAKQAEEEARNPVAAEAEAETQAPAEEPAADQSDGGKAARPAARKFTPVQRPEPKKPEKKAKKEDKPSKSAERVDKRRSGKLTVTKALNEDEGRRARSLAALKRAREKERRMQGGGSSKPREKQVRDVIVPEAITVQELANRMAEKGADLVKELFSLGMAVTVNQTIDQDTAELLVEQFGHNIQKVSEADIDIKAEEDVDPEETLQPRPPVVTIMGHVDHGKTSLLDALRGTNVTRGEAGGITQHIGSYQVKTKDGSKITFLDTPGHAAFTEMRARGANVTDIVVLVVAADDGIMPQTIEAIGHAKAAGTPIIVAINKMDKEEANPQKVRERLLEQEVIVEAMSGDVQDVEISALKGTGLDDLLDKIALQAELMELKANPDRAAEATVIEAQLDKGRGPVAQVLVTRGTLKKGDALVAGTMSGRVRAIVDDQGKQIKEAGPSMPVEVLGLGGVPNAGDQLAVVENEQRAREVAEYRQDKANEARTALAPTNFDAMFSSLANKAVEFPLLVRADVQGSVEAIKTALTNLSNDLIKVRILHSGVGAITENDVTLAAAGNAPIIGFNVRPNAKARQQIEREGVRMMYYDVIYHLTEEIAKEMAGELGPERIENVVGRAAVKEVFKSGKKDKAAGLLVEEGAIRKGLHARLTRDDVIVSSTTIASLRRFKDDVDEVRAGLECGVVLEDTNDIKAGDQLEVFEVEERERTL from the coding sequence ATGAGCGACGACGAAAACAACACCCGGACCCGTAAACCGCTTGGCCTCAAGCGGAGCGTGGAATCGGGCGAGGTCAAGCAGACCTTCAGCCACGGCCGCACCAACAAGGTCGCGGTCGAGGTGAAGCGTCGTCGCAAGATCCTGAAGCCCGGCGAATCCGCGCCCGCGCCTGCGCCCGAAGCCGAGGAGGCCAAGGCTCCGGCTCCGGCCCCGACGCCTGCACCGGCACCTGCGCCAGCGCCTGCGCCGGCCGCGAAGAAGCCCGCGCCCAAGAAGCCCGCGCCCGCCGGGGAAACTCCGCAGGAACGGGTCGCGCGTCTTCAGCGCGAGGCCGAGGAAGACCGGCTTCGCCAGGCCGAGGAATCGCGCAAGCGCGAGGACGAGCAGGCCAGGAAGGCGGCCGAGGAAGAGAAGAAGCGCGCCGAGGAGAACGCCAAGGCCAGGGAAGAAGCTGCCAAGCAGGCCGAGGAAGAGGCCAGGAATCCGGTAGCAGCCGAAGCCGAGGCCGAAACGCAGGCGCCCGCCGAAGAGCCTGCAGCAGACCAGAGCGACGGCGGCAAGGCCGCCCGCCCGGCCGCGCGCAAGTTCACGCCGGTCCAGCGGCCCGAACCCAAGAAGCCCGAGAAAAAGGCCAAGAAGGAAGACAAGCCTTCGAAGAGCGCCGAGCGCGTCGACAAGCGTCGCTCGGGCAAGCTGACCGTCACCAAGGCGCTCAACGAGGACGAGGGCCGCCGCGCCCGCAGCCTCGCCGCCTTGAAGCGTGCGCGCGAGAAGGAACGCCGCATGCAGGGCGGCGGCTCGTCCAAGCCGCGCGAGAAGCAGGTCCGCGACGTGATCGTCCCCGAGGCGATCACCGTGCAGGAACTCGCCAACCGCATGGCCGAAAAGGGCGCGGACCTGGTGAAGGAACTGTTCAGCCTCGGGATGGCGGTCACCGTCAACCAGACGATCGACCAGGACACCGCGGAACTGCTGGTCGAGCAGTTCGGCCACAACATCCAGAAGGTTTCCGAAGCCGATATCGACATCAAGGCCGAGGAAGACGTCGATCCGGAAGAGACGCTGCAGCCGCGTCCTCCGGTCGTCACGATCATGGGCCATGTCGACCACGGCAAGACCAGCCTGCTCGATGCGCTGCGCGGCACCAATGTGACTCGCGGTGAAGCGGGCGGCATCACCCAGCATATCGGCAGCTACCAGGTGAAGACGAAGGACGGCAGCAAGATCACCTTCCTCGACACGCCGGGCCACGCCGCCTTTACCGAAATGCGCGCGCGCGGTGCCAACGTGACCGATATCGTCGTGCTGGTGGTCGCCGCCGACGACGGCATCATGCCGCAGACGATCGAGGCGATCGGCCACGCCAAGGCTGCGGGCACGCCGATCATCGTCGCCATCAACAAGATGGATAAAGAGGAGGCCAACCCCCAGAAGGTGCGCGAGCGCCTGCTGGAACAGGAAGTCATCGTCGAGGCGATGTCGGGCGACGTGCAGGACGTGGAAATCTCCGCGCTCAAGGGCACCGGGCTCGACGACCTGCTCGACAAGATCGCGCTCCAGGCCGAACTGATGGAGCTCAAGGCCAACCCAGATCGCGCGGCGGAAGCCACGGTGATCGAGGCGCAGCTCGACAAGGGCCGAGGCCCCGTCGCGCAGGTGCTGGTGACGCGCGGCACGCTCAAGAAGGGCGATGCGCTGGTTGCCGGGACGATGAGCGGCCGCGTCCGCGCGATCGTCGACGACCAGGGCAAGCAGATCAAGGAAGCCGGGCCTTCGATGCCGGTCGAGGTCCTCGGCCTCGGCGGGGTGCCGAACGCGGGCGACCAGCTCGCCGTGGTCGAGAACGAGCAGCGTGCGCGCGAAGTCGCCGAATATCGTCAGGACAAGGCGAACGAGGCGCGTACCGCGCTCGCCCCGACGAACTTCGATGCGATGTTCTCCAGCCTGGCCAACAAGGCGGTCGAATTCCCGCTGCTGGTCCGCGCGGACGTTCAGGGCTCGGTCGAGGCGATCAAGACCGCGCTCACCAACCTTTCGAACGACCTCATCAAGGTCCGCATCCTGCATTCGGGCGTGGGCGCGATTACCGAGAACGACGTGACGCTGGCGGCTGCCGGCAACGCGCCGATCATCGGCTTCAACGTGCGTCCCAATGCCAAGGCGCGCCAGCAGATCGAACGCGAAGGCGTGCGGATGATGTATTACGACGTCATCTACCACCTGACCGAGGAGATCGCGAAGGAGATGGCGGGCGAGCTTGGCCCCGAGCGGATCGAGAACGTCGTCGGCCGTGCCGCGGTCAAGGAAGTCTTCAAGTCCGGCAAGAAGGACAAGGCGGCGGGCCTGCTGGTGGAGGAAGGCGCGATCCGCAAGGGTCTCCACGCCCGCCTCACCCGCGACGACGTCATCGTCTCGTCCACCACCATCGCCTCGCTGCGGCGCTTCAAGGACGACGTCGACGAAGTGCGCGCAGGCCTCGAATGCGGCGTGGTGCTGGAAGACACGAACGACATCAAGGCAGGCGACCAGCTCGAAGTCTTCGAAGTCGAGGAGCGTGAACGGACGCTGTAA
- a CDS encoding SOS response-associated peptidase translates to MCNLYNIRSSQTEIADFFDAIARDFGANTAEEVFPGYAAPVVAEGRVRPMVWGFPLHRTGARGRPLKPKPVNNTRTDTLKNVFWRASFEQRRCLIPVTRFAEAEGQRGAMTRTWFAMPDAPLFATAGIGRQTDEWGEAFSMIMTEASDQVAPVHNRMPVVLPREAWATWLGGTPQEAYRLCRPFAGALAIERSEEPWFKPRNT, encoded by the coding sequence ATGTGCAATCTTTACAATATTCGCAGCTCGCAGACAGAAATCGCGGATTTCTTCGATGCCATCGCACGGGATTTCGGCGCGAACACCGCGGAAGAAGTGTTTCCTGGATATGCCGCGCCGGTGGTTGCAGAGGGACGGGTGAGACCGATGGTCTGGGGCTTCCCGCTCCATCGGACCGGCGCCAGGGGTCGGCCATTGAAGCCCAAGCCGGTCAACAACACCCGGACCGACACGCTCAAGAATGTCTTCTGGCGCGCCAGTTTCGAGCAGCGGCGGTGCCTGATCCCGGTCACCCGCTTCGCCGAGGCGGAGGGTCAAAGGGGAGCGATGACGCGCACGTGGTTTGCGATGCCCGATGCGCCGCTGTTCGCCACCGCGGGAATCGGGCGGCAGACCGACGAGTGGGGCGAAGCGTTCAGCATGATCATGACCGAGGCCAGCGATCAGGTGGCGCCGGTCCACAACCGCATGCCGGTCGTCCTGCCGCGCGAAGCCTGGGCCACGTGGCTGGGCGGCACTCCGCAGGAGGCTTACCGGCTTTGCCGGCCCTTCGCGGGCGCCCTCGCAATCGAGCGCAGCGAAGAGCCGTGGTTCAAGCCGCGCAACACGTGA
- a CDS encoding AbgT family transporter — protein MASATQAPEQKGFLGWVERTGNRLPDPVFIFFYLIIALVIISVICALAGVSALHPTEVDEASGAPSVIEAVSLLSAENIQRLWVLMPETFTHFHPLGYVLVVMLGAGVAERSGFFAAGMSKAVKAAPKSLLTPVVALVAMLGNHAADAGYVVLIPLAGILFAAAGRHPLAGIAAAFAGVSGGFSANISPGQLDALLFGITEEAVGASMLAPSWTANIAGNWYFISVMTFLYLPIIWFVTDKIIEPRLGRWTGGASAGAANDDTSPDPSEHDGARASKGLRHAGIAALLVIALWAAMVFAPGTPLIDEAACVADDGSRLADCSIHTELGPLYSSLVAAFFILFLATGWAYGRAAGTIQNHRDLVNMMAESMKDMGYYLVLAFAAAHFVAMFNWSNLGLISAVHGAGAIESTGLPLPAVIGLMVLFTGLLNLFVGSASAKWALLAPILVPMLMLLGISPEGATAAYRVGDSATNIITPLMVYFPLILVFAQRWQPDFGLGSLTAMMLPYSIWLLVFGTALIVGWFYLGIPLGPDAPVGYAMPDMAAPAGAETPAATPSSEAVANPQ, from the coding sequence ATGGCAAGCGCCACGCAGGCACCCGAGCAGAAGGGTTTTCTGGGCTGGGTCGAGAGGACCGGCAACCGATTGCCCGATCCGGTCTTCATCTTCTTCTACCTGATCATCGCGCTGGTGATCATCTCGGTGATCTGCGCGCTGGCCGGCGTGTCCGCGCTGCACCCGACCGAAGTCGACGAGGCGAGCGGAGCGCCCAGCGTGATCGAGGCGGTGAGCCTGCTGAGCGCGGAGAATATCCAGCGCCTGTGGGTCCTGATGCCCGAGACGTTCACCCACTTCCACCCGCTCGGCTACGTGCTCGTGGTGATGCTGGGCGCAGGTGTGGCCGAACGCTCAGGCTTCTTCGCGGCGGGCATGTCCAAGGCGGTAAAGGCCGCGCCCAAATCGCTGCTGACGCCGGTGGTCGCGCTCGTCGCGATGCTCGGCAACCATGCCGCCGATGCGGGTTACGTGGTGCTGATTCCGCTTGCGGGGATCCTCTTCGCCGCCGCCGGACGCCATCCGCTGGCGGGTATCGCGGCGGCTTTCGCAGGCGTTTCGGGCGGCTTTTCCGCCAATATCTCGCCCGGCCAGCTCGACGCGCTGCTGTTCGGCATTACCGAGGAAGCGGTGGGCGCGAGCATGCTCGCCCCCAGCTGGACCGCCAATATCGCGGGCAACTGGTACTTCATCAGCGTGATGACGTTCCTCTACCTGCCGATCATCTGGTTCGTGACCGATAAGATCATCGAGCCGCGACTGGGCCGGTGGACCGGCGGCGCGTCCGCCGGTGCGGCCAACGACGACACCAGCCCCGACCCGAGCGAGCACGACGGTGCCCGAGCCTCCAAGGGCTTGCGCCATGCAGGCATCGCCGCGCTGCTGGTGATCGCGCTATGGGCCGCGATGGTCTTTGCGCCCGGCACGCCGCTGATCGACGAGGCGGCCTGCGTGGCGGACGACGGCTCGCGCCTTGCCGACTGCTCGATCCATACCGAACTCGGGCCGCTCTACAGCTCGCTCGTCGCGGCGTTCTTCATCCTCTTCCTCGCCACCGGCTGGGCCTATGGCCGCGCCGCTGGGACGATTCAGAACCACCGCGACCTCGTGAACATGATGGCCGAATCGATGAAGGACATGGGATATTACCTCGTCCTCGCCTTCGCCGCCGCGCATTTCGTGGCGATGTTCAACTGGTCCAATCTCGGCCTGATTTCGGCGGTGCATGGCGCGGGCGCGATCGAGTCGACCGGCCTGCCGCTGCCCGCAGTGATCGGGCTGATGGTGCTCTTCACCGGGCTGCTCAACCTCTTCGTCGGCTCGGCCAGCGCCAAGTGGGCGCTGCTCGCGCCGATCCTCGTGCCGATGCTGATGCTGCTCGGGATCAGCCCCGAAGGCGCCACGGCGGCCTATCGCGTGGGCGACAGCGCGACCAACATCATCACCCCGCTGATGGTCTATTTCCCGCTGATCCTGGTGTTCGCGCAGCGCTGGCAGCCCGATTTCGGGCTCGGCAGCCTGACCGCGATGATGCTGCCCTATTCGATCTGGCTGCTGGTCTTCGGTACCGCGCTGATCGTGGGGTGGTTCTACCTCGGCATCCCGCTCGGCCCGGATGCGCCGGTGGGCTATGCCATGCCCGACATGGCCGCACCGGCAGGAGCGGAGACGCCCGCCGCCACGCCGTCGAGCGAGGCGGTGGCGAACCCGCAATAG
- a CDS encoding thymidine kinase, whose translation MAKLYFYFASMNAGKSALLLQTAFNYRERGMDVSLWTAAVDNRPAFGAINSRIGLTSDAHRFGTDTDIAARVLEERAGRDAGDGEGASPLACVLVDEAQFLTRDQVWQLARLTDRHDIPVICYGLRTDFRGELFPGSAVLLGIADKLTEMKAVCHCGRKATMNQRVDEAGQPVVAGAQTEIGGNERYVAVCRKHFVSDLADPT comes from the coding sequence ATGGCCAAGCTCTATTTCTATTTTGCGAGCATGAATGCGGGCAAGAGCGCGCTGCTGCTCCAGACCGCGTTCAATTATCGCGAGCGCGGCATGGACGTGTCGCTGTGGACGGCGGCGGTCGACAATCGCCCGGCCTTCGGCGCGATCAACAGCCGCATCGGGCTGACCAGCGATGCGCACCGCTTCGGGACCGATACCGATATCGCCGCGCGGGTCCTCGAAGAGCGCGCGGGCCGGGATGCAGGGGACGGGGAGGGAGCATCGCCGCTCGCCTGCGTGCTGGTGGACGAGGCGCAGTTCCTCACGCGCGACCAAGTGTGGCAGCTCGCACGGCTGACCGACCGGCACGATATTCCGGTGATCTGCTACGGCTTGCGGACCGATTTCAGAGGCGAGCTGTTTCCCGGCTCGGCGGTGCTGCTGGGCATCGCCGACAAGCTCACCGAGATGAAGGCTGTGTGCCATTGCGGGCGCAAGGCGACGATGAACCAGCGCGTCGACGAGGCGGGACAACCGGTGGTCGCGGGGGCGCAGACCGAGATCGGCGGCAACGAACGCTATGTCGCGGTCTGTCGCAAACACTTCGTTTCCGACCTTGCCGACCCCACATAG
- the rbfA gene encoding 30S ribosome-binding factor RbfA, giving the protein MAKQQFSAEQHSVRVLKVGERVRHILSELLTRGEVHDETLSAHSVSVTEVKMTPDLKHASVYVKPLLGEDEDAVIKALRTNTAFFQREVAKRLGLKFAPRLQFRPDESFEEADRIERLLNDPKVARDLDGDEEE; this is encoded by the coding sequence ATGGCCAAACAGCAATTTTCCGCCGAACAGCACTCGGTCCGCGTCCTCAAGGTGGGCGAGCGGGTGCGGCATATCCTGTCCGAACTGCTCACCCGGGGCGAAGTGCACGACGAAACGCTCAGCGCGCATTCGGTCAGCGTGACCGAGGTGAAGATGACGCCCGACCTCAAGCACGCCAGCGTCTACGTGAAGCCGCTGCTGGGCGAAGATGAGGACGCCGTGATCAAGGCGCTGCGCACCAACACCGCGTTCTTCCAGCGCGAGGTCGCCAAGCGGCTCGGCCTCAAATTCGCGCCCAGGCTGCAGTTCCGCCCCGACGAGAGCTTCGAGGAAGCCGACCGGATCGAACGCCTCCTCAACGACCCCAAGGTTGCGCGCGACCTCGATGGGGATGAGGAAGAGTAG
- the nusA gene encoding transcription termination factor NusA has product MATAISANRAELLAIANSVASEKMIDKSIVIEAMEEAIQKSARNRYGAENDIRAKLDPQTGDLRLWRVVEVVEEVEDYFKQVNLEQAQKLQDGASLGDFIVDPLPPVDLGRIDAQSAKQVIFQKVRDAERERQFEEFKDRAGEIITGVIKSVEFGHVIVNLGRAEGVIRRDQQIPREAARTGERIRALISKVERNNRGPQIFLTRAHPDFMRKLFAQEVPEIYDGIIEIKAAARDPGSRAKIGVISHDSSIDPVGACVGMKGSRVQAVVQELQGEKIDIIPWSEDQATFIVNALQPATVSRVVLDEDESRIEVVVPEDQLSLAIGRRGQNVRLASQLTGNQIDIMTEEEASEKQSKEFAARSKMFEEELDVDETLSQLLVAEGFAELEEVAYVQLDELAMIEGFDEELAEELQSRANEALERQEAAHREARRELGVEDDLAELPVLTEAMLVTLGKAGIKTLDDLADLATDELIAKKREAPRRRNNNADGPPMRRPQREQDKGGVLGEYGLTEEQGNEIIMAARAHWFEDEEDTSAPEKAEESAPAQADAPTEQEAADADSEQ; this is encoded by the coding sequence ATGGCCACTGCCATTTCCGCAAACCGTGCGGAGCTCCTCGCGATCGCGAACTCGGTCGCTTCGGAAAAGATGATCGACAAGTCGATCGTGATCGAAGCGATGGAAGAGGCGATCCAGAAATCCGCCCGCAACCGCTACGGTGCGGAGAACGACATTCGTGCGAAGCTCGACCCGCAGACGGGCGACCTGCGCCTGTGGCGTGTCGTCGAGGTGGTCGAAGAGGTCGAGGACTACTTCAAGCAGGTAAACCTCGAACAGGCGCAGAAGCTGCAGGACGGCGCATCGCTGGGCGACTTCATCGTCGATCCGCTGCCGCCGGTCGATCTGGGCCGCATCGATGCGCAGTCGGCCAAGCAGGTGATCTTCCAGAAGGTCCGCGATGCCGAGCGCGAGCGCCAGTTCGAGGAATTCAAGGACCGCGCGGGCGAGATCATCACCGGCGTCATCAAGTCGGTCGAATTCGGCCACGTGATCGTCAATCTCGGCCGGGCCGAGGGCGTCATTCGCCGCGACCAGCAGATCCCGCGCGAGGCCGCCCGTACGGGTGAGCGCATCCGCGCGCTGATCAGCAAGGTCGAGCGCAACAACCGCGGCCCGCAGATCTTCCTGACCCGCGCGCATCCCGATTTCATGCGCAAGCTGTTCGCGCAGGAAGTGCCCGAAATCTACGACGGCATCATCGAGATCAAGGCCGCCGCCCGCGACCCGGGCAGCCGCGCCAAGATCGGCGTCATCTCGCATGACTCGAGCATCGATCCCGTCGGCGCCTGCGTCGGCATGAAGGGCAGCCGCGTCCAGGCCGTCGTGCAGGAACTGCAGGGCGAGAAGATCGACATCATTCCCTGGAGCGAGGATCAGGCGACCTTCATCGTCAACGCGCTCCAGCCCGCCACCGTCAGCCGCGTCGTGCTCGACGAAGACGAAAGCCGCATCGAGGTGGTCGTGCCCGAAGACCAGCTGTCGCTGGCCATCGGTCGCCGCGGCCAGAACGTGCGCCTCGCCAGCCAGCTGACCGGCAACCAGATCGACATCATGACCGAGGAAGAAGCCTCGGAAAAGCAGAGCAAGGAATTCGCTGCTCGCTCCAAGATGTTCGAGGAAGAGCTGGACGTCGACGAAACGCTCTCGCAGCTGCTCGTCGCCGAAGGCTTCGCCGAGCTGGAAGAGGTCGCCTACGTCCAGCTCGACGAGCTGGCGATGATCGAAGGCTTCGACGAGGAACTGGCCGAGGAACTGCAGAGCCGCGCCAACGAAGCGCTCGAGCGGCAGGAAGCCGCGCACCGCGAGGCGCGCCGTGAACTGGGCGTGGAAGACGATCTGGCCGAACTGCCGGTCCTGACCGAAGCCATGCTGGTCACGCTGGGCAAGGCGGGGATCAAGACGCTCGACGATCTGGCCGATCTCGCCACCGACGAACTGATCGCCAAGAAGCGCGAGGCGCCGCGCCGTCGCAACAACAATGCCGACGGCCCGCCGATGCGCCGTCCGCAGCGCGAGCAGGACAAGGGCGGCGTGCTGGGCGAATACGGCCTGACCGAAGAGCAGGGCAACGAGATCATCATGGCTGCTCGCGCGCACTGGTTCGAAGATGAAGAGGATACGTCCGCACCCGAGAAGGCGGAGGAAAGCGCCCCGGCACAAGCCGATGCGCCAACCGAACAGGAGGCCGCCGATGCGGACTCCGAACAATGA
- the rimP gene encoding ribosome maturation protein RimP, with protein MADIARLTQIIEPEAQALGFDLVRVKMMPSEAGDGTQALQIMAEDPATGQLVIEQCAALSRAVSAKIDALEEQGDVLIEGAYHLEVSSPGIDRPLTRDKDFADWAGHEAKISMAKGYEGQRNYRGSLKGIEGDMVTITDRKAGDVELPREQIHAAQLVLTDELIAATRPLDTTGAEEVQEDQQEKADD; from the coding sequence ATGGCGGATATCGCGCGACTGACACAGATCATCGAACCCGAGGCACAGGCCCTGGGATTCGATCTCGTGCGCGTGAAGATGATGCCGTCCGAAGCCGGCGACGGCACGCAGGCGCTCCAGATCATGGCCGAAGACCCGGCGACCGGGCAGCTGGTGATCGAGCAATGCGCCGCGCTGAGCCGAGCTGTCTCTGCGAAGATCGACGCGCTGGAAGAACAGGGCGACGTGCTGATCGAAGGGGCCTACCACCTCGAAGTCAGCTCGCCCGGCATCGACCGCCCGCTGACCCGCGACAAGGATTTTGCCGACTGGGCGGGGCACGAGGCGAAGATTTCGATGGCCAAGGGTTACGAGGGTCAGCGCAATTATCGTGGGAGCCTGAAAGGCATTGAGGGTGACATGGTCACCATCACCGACCGCAAGGCGGGCGATGTCGAACTCCCGCGCGAACAGATCCATGCAGCGCAGCTCGTCCTCACCGACGAGCTGATCGCCGCGACCAGACCGCTCGACACCACGGGTGCCGAGGAAGTACAAGAAGACCAACAAGAAAAGGCTGACGACTGA
- a CDS encoding PaaI family thioesterase: MTQLFKTQRSPSAELMGSQFQSWDSAKGEVTFTYDPPPSFASPRGAVQGGLIAGFLDEVMGAALLASTDNEALPLNLDMNLSFVRMVSLERITAKGRVVKAGRKVAFLEGELFDSEGRLLARATSTAIPTPPPTDS; encoded by the coding sequence ATGACCCAGCTCTTCAAAACCCAGCGCTCGCCCTCGGCGGAGCTGATGGGGTCGCAGTTCCAGAGCTGGGACTCGGCAAAGGGCGAGGTCACTTTCACCTATGATCCGCCGCCCAGCTTCGCCTCGCCCAGAGGGGCGGTGCAGGGCGGGCTGATCGCGGGGTTTCTGGACGAGGTGATGGGCGCCGCATTGCTCGCCAGCACCGATAACGAAGCGCTGCCGCTCAATCTCGATATGAACCTCAGCTTCGTGCGGATGGTCTCGCTCGAGCGGATCACCGCCAAGGGCCGCGTGGTGAAGGCGGGGCGCAAGGTGGCGTTCCTCGAAGGCGAGCTTTTCGACTCCGAAGGCCGCCTGCTCGCCCGCGCGACCTCGACCGCGATCCCGACACCCCCGCCGACGGACAGCTAG
- a CDS encoding DUF448 domain-containing protein, translating into MRTPNNESLTPTIERTRPGETSPERKCILTGRHGERAELIRLAISPAGPDGTSIVLPDPRARAPGRGAWLGVSRAELEESIAKGKLKGALARAFKSAPPQVPDDLPAQIDAGLLRTLTDRLGLEMRSGHLILGSERIAEHARGGVLAALYHAADASEGGASKLDQAWRVGMDREGSGEGGTRLPLDREALSVALGRDNVVHLALADEAAAKRVDQALTRLLHYRNASAGTREDASEDGAT; encoded by the coding sequence ATGCGGACTCCGAACAATGAGAGCCTGACGCCGACAATCGAGCGCACGCGCCCCGGCGAGACATCGCCGGAGCGCAAGTGCATCCTGACCGGACGCCATGGTGAGCGGGCCGAGCTGATCCGGCTCGCCATCTCTCCGGCGGGGCCGGACGGGACATCCATCGTGCTGCCCGATCCGCGCGCGCGTGCGCCGGGCCGCGGTGCATGGCTGGGCGTTTCGCGTGCCGAGCTCGAGGAATCGATCGCCAAGGGCAAGCTGAAGGGAGCGCTTGCGCGCGCCTTCAAATCCGCCCCGCCGCAGGTGCCCGACGACCTGCCCGCGCAGATCGATGCGGGGTTGCTGCGCACGCTCACCGACCGGCTGGGCCTCGAAATGCGCAGCGGACACCTTATCTTGGGGTCCGAACGGATTGCCGAGCATGCGCGTGGCGGCGTGCTCGCCGCGCTCTACCACGCCGCCGATGCGAGCGAGGGCGGGGCGTCCAAGCTGGACCAGGCGTGGCGCGTCGGGATGGATCGCGAAGGCAGCGGCGAGGGCGGAACGCGCTTGCCACTGGACCGTGAGGCGCTGTCTGTGGCATTGGGCCGCGACAATGTTGTCCATCTGGCGCTCGCCGACGAAGCGGCGGCGAAGCGGGTCGACCAGGCCCTGACGCGCCTGCTGCATTATAGGAATGCGTCTGCGGGGACCCGCGAAGACGCGAGCGAGGACGGGGCCACCTAG